The following proteins are encoded in a genomic region of Sorangiineae bacterium MSr12523:
- a CDS encoding PilZ domain-containing protein: protein MKNRRSLTPMQGVPADGTPLRRSDVRREVSERIQLRKLDPNAPPDADPANAPLLDGWALNVSRGGIRCILEESVELGDEFEITIGEVGNAPMTRRGRIVWVQEEADGLIVGVEFLTPSGTAVGEAAAAEAAETPEI from the coding sequence GTGAAAAACCGTAGGAGCCTCACCCCCATGCAGGGCGTCCCCGCCGACGGCACGCCCCTGCGACGCAGTGACGTGCGACGTGAGGTCAGCGAGCGCATTCAGCTGCGAAAACTCGATCCGAATGCGCCGCCGGATGCGGATCCCGCGAATGCGCCGCTTCTCGACGGCTGGGCGCTCAACGTGAGCCGCGGTGGAATTCGCTGCATCCTCGAGGAAAGCGTGGAACTCGGGGACGAGTTCGAGATCACCATCGGTGAAGTGGGCAACGCCCCCATGACGCGCCGCGGTCGAATCGTCTGGGTTCAGGAGGAGGCCGACGGGCTCATCGTCGGGGTGGAGTTCCTGACCCCCTCCGGGACGGCCGTCGGGGAAGCCGCCGCCGCGGAAGCTGCCGAGACTCCGGAGATCTAA